The following are from one region of the Achromobacter xylosoxidans genome:
- a CDS encoding acyl carrier protein, producing MHTRDEIFNTLRGALVELFEIEPERITPEANLYTDLEIDSIDAIDLIDHVRRQTGRKLDANDFRTVRTVEDVVQAMCQKQDPAA from the coding sequence ATGCATACCCGCGACGAAATCTTCAATACGCTGCGCGGCGCGCTGGTCGAACTGTTCGAGATCGAACCTGAACGCATCACGCCCGAAGCGAACCTGTACACGGATCTGGAGATCGACAGCATCGACGCCATCGACCTCATCGACCACGTGCGCCGCCAGACCGGCCGCAAGCTCGACGCCAACGACTTCCGCACCGTGCGCACGGTCGAGGACGTGGTGCAGGCCATGTGCCAGAAACAGGACCCCGCCGCATGA
- a CDS encoding beta-ketoacyl synthase chain length factor, which yields MLTFSIAQWQGWAQGIDGPSDWLKWAEHPFCPIGNQNPPRLDFLPPLQRRRLSPLARGVFECAWPLAEGRPPMPLVFASRHGETTRNFGLLQALAADEPLSPTAFGLSVHNAIAAQWSIIRRETTESVALSVEDDGLEHACIEASMLFDAGHQDVLVVLAEERPPAPYAPWMDDAPYAYAVALHLQPGADWTLALAPQAPDAARGAQAWPNPLNLLRHLLLRTPGWRHANRSRLWNWTRTA from the coding sequence ATGTTGACGTTTTCGATCGCGCAATGGCAGGGTTGGGCGCAAGGAATCGATGGCCCCAGCGACTGGTTGAAATGGGCCGAACATCCGTTCTGCCCGATCGGAAATCAGAATCCGCCCCGCCTGGACTTCCTGCCTCCCTTGCAACGCCGCCGCCTGAGCCCGCTGGCTCGCGGGGTGTTCGAGTGCGCGTGGCCGTTGGCCGAGGGACGCCCGCCCATGCCGCTGGTATTTGCCTCCCGCCATGGCGAAACCACCCGCAACTTCGGCCTGCTGCAAGCACTGGCGGCGGACGAACCCTTGTCGCCCACGGCCTTCGGCCTGTCGGTCCACAACGCCATCGCCGCGCAGTGGTCGATCATACGCCGCGAAACCACCGAATCCGTGGCCTTGTCGGTGGAAGACGACGGCCTGGAGCATGCCTGCATCGAAGCGTCGATGCTGTTCGACGCCGGCCACCAGGACGTGCTCGTGGTGCTGGCCGAGGAACGGCCGCCCGCGCCTTACGCCCCCTGGATGGATGACGCGCCCTACGCTTATGCGGTCGCCCTGCATCTGCAGCCCGGCGCCGACTGGACCTTGGCCCTGGCTCCGCAGGCGCCCGATGCCGCCCGCGGCGCGCAGGCCTGGCCCAATCCCCTGAACCTGCTGCGCCACCTCCTGCTGCGCACGCCCGGCTGGCGCCACGCCAACCGCTCCCGACTATGGAACTGGACACGCACGGCATGA
- a CDS encoding lysophospholipid acyltransferase family protein, translated as MTSATPPRQDFWLWRLFATGMAFTLFGLGGVLLRVLVFPPQRLLPGDKADRQRRARGALNGTFRLFIRFMVRTGILTVEFKGAERLGKPGQMILANHPSLLDVVFLVGHVKNANCIVKHGLATNPFTRGPVANAGYITNDESFDMFDRAADVLRAGETLIVFPEGTRTPRDAMPRFHRGACAIALRGARVVTPVVISMNPRSLTKGEPWYRIPPCRMRYVIRVGEDIDPAAWSGAHPLPIAGRKMNDYLHAYFEAELAPAAPAGAIMNEQPPQAVEVES; from the coding sequence ATGACGAGCGCCACACCACCGCGGCAGGACTTCTGGCTCTGGCGTCTGTTCGCCACCGGCATGGCCTTCACCCTCTTCGGGCTGGGCGGCGTGCTGCTGCGCGTGCTGGTGTTCCCGCCCCAGCGCTTGCTGCCCGGCGACAAGGCGGACCGCCAGCGCCGCGCGCGCGGCGCGCTGAACGGCACCTTCCGCCTGTTCATCCGTTTCATGGTCCGAACCGGCATCCTGACCGTGGAATTCAAGGGCGCCGAACGTCTCGGCAAGCCCGGACAGATGATCCTGGCCAACCACCCTTCGCTGTTGGACGTGGTGTTCCTGGTGGGCCACGTCAAGAACGCCAACTGCATCGTCAAGCACGGCCTGGCCACCAACCCGTTCACCCGCGGCCCGGTGGCCAATGCCGGCTACATCACCAACGACGAAAGCTTCGACATGTTCGACCGCGCCGCCGACGTGCTGCGCGCGGGCGAGACCCTGATCGTCTTTCCGGAAGGCACGCGCACGCCGCGCGACGCCATGCCGCGCTTTCATCGCGGCGCCTGCGCCATCGCGCTGCGCGGCGCGCGCGTGGTCACGCCCGTGGTCATCAGCATGAATCCCCGCAGCCTGACCAAGGGCGAGCCCTGGTACCGGATTCCGCCCTGCCGCATGCGCTACGTGATCCGCGTGGGCGAGGACATCGATCCCGCCGCCTGGAGCGGCGCGCACCCGCTGCCCATCGCCGGACGCAAGATGAACGATTACCTGCACGCCTATTTCGAAGCCGAGCTGGCGCCCGCCGCGCCCGCCGGCGCCATCATGAATGAACAACCGCCCCAGGCGGTGGAAGTGGAGTCCTGA
- a CDS encoding phosphopantetheine-binding protein — translation MNQLEFELKTLVIESLGLEDIAPDDIDSDAHLFGDGLGLDSVDALELGLALQKRYGITIDPETRNMREHFASIAKLAEFVGAQRRA, via the coding sequence ATGAACCAACTGGAATTTGAACTCAAGACCCTCGTCATCGAATCGCTGGGCCTGGAGGACATCGCGCCCGACGATATCGACAGCGATGCCCACCTCTTCGGCGACGGACTGGGACTGGACTCGGTCGACGCCCTGGAGCTGGGCCTCGCGCTGCAAAAGCGCTACGGCATCACCATCGATCCCGAGACGCGCAACATGCGCGAGCATTTCGCCAGCATCGCCAAGCTGGCCGAGTTTGTCGGCGCCCAACGCCGCGCCTAA
- a CDS encoding 4'-phosphopantetheinyl transferase family protein, giving the protein MSVQELLIWWADKGAAAGYRSQDLSAADAARAPAVRSSKAQVDWRVSRALLQDARQAMPLATLSLSHSGGHAVCASAPLGWQLGADLERVRPREVLRLAEWVCAPAEQAALAGLEGAAQLERFYLLWTLKEAFIKAAGLDFPADMAAVGLAFDGKAGWRLRAPPGRWRACSWRLGEDWIASVAWRGPADDAARPQWRAGADCVLPPLAILGGWTSGPD; this is encoded by the coding sequence GTGAGCGTTCAGGAACTTTTAATCTGGTGGGCAGACAAAGGCGCCGCTGCTGGCTACCGCAGCCAGGACCTGTCGGCCGCGGACGCCGCGCGTGCGCCGGCGGTGCGCAGTTCGAAGGCCCAGGTCGATTGGCGGGTCAGCAGGGCGCTGCTGCAGGACGCCAGGCAGGCCATGCCGCTTGCAACCCTGTCGCTCAGCCATAGCGGCGGTCACGCGGTCTGCGCGTCCGCCCCGCTGGGGTGGCAACTGGGCGCCGATCTGGAGCGGGTGCGGCCGCGCGAGGTCCTGCGCCTGGCCGAGTGGGTATGCGCGCCGGCCGAGCAAGCCGCGCTGGCCGGTCTGGAAGGCGCAGCCCAATTGGAACGCTTTTATCTCTTGTGGACGCTGAAGGAAGCCTTCATCAAGGCGGCCGGACTGGATTTCCCCGCGGACATGGCCGCAGTGGGCCTGGCGTTCGACGGAAAGGCGGGGTGGCGCCTGCGTGCGCCGCCGGGGCGGTGGCGCGCCTGTTCGTGGCGCCTGGGCGAGGACTGGATCGCGTCCGTGGCGTGGCGCGGACCGGCTGACGACGCAGCGCGACCCCAATGGCGCGCCGGGGCCGATTGCGTGTTACCGCCGCTTGCCATCCTGGGCGGGTGGACTTCCGGACCGGATTGA
- the hmpA gene encoding NO-inducible flavohemoprotein: protein MLSPQIRALVKGTAPVLKTHGVALTKHFYARMFKHNPELKHVFNQGHQAGGEQQQALAGAVAAYAEHIDDPSVLMPVVTRIVHKHVSLGIRPEHYQIVGKHLLASISEVLGEAATEELVAAWAAAYGQLADLLIAEEARLYAESAAKPGGWTGWRAFRVVGKQRESAEITSFYLAPADGGEVPAYRPGQYVSVRVFVPELGLMQPRQYSLSDAPGQDRLRISVKREAAGADTPAGRVSNALHDRLEEGGVLDVAPPQGDFHLRDEGSAPVVLLSGGVGLTPMVSILNHLVGLNDERQIRFVHGCRNNSVHAMRDHVNSIAAERANVRKAVFYEEVGHGDQPGRDYDYAGRVDLNAIRDEVIVPGADYYLCGPAGFMRAQREALTGLGVSADRIHAEAFGSGGAPA, encoded by the coding sequence ATGTTGAGTCCCCAAATCCGCGCCCTGGTCAAGGGCACGGCGCCCGTTCTCAAGACGCACGGCGTTGCGCTGACCAAGCATTTCTATGCCCGCATGTTCAAGCACAACCCCGAGCTCAAGCATGTCTTCAATCAAGGTCACCAAGCCGGCGGCGAGCAGCAGCAGGCGCTGGCCGGCGCGGTCGCGGCCTATGCCGAGCACATCGACGATCCCTCGGTGCTGATGCCCGTGGTGACGCGCATCGTGCACAAGCATGTCAGCCTGGGCATCCGGCCCGAGCACTACCAGATCGTGGGCAAGCATCTGCTGGCCTCCATCAGCGAAGTGCTGGGCGAGGCGGCGACGGAAGAACTGGTGGCTGCCTGGGCCGCGGCCTACGGCCAACTGGCCGACCTGCTGATCGCCGAAGAGGCGCGCCTGTACGCGGAGTCGGCCGCCAAGCCGGGCGGCTGGACCGGCTGGCGTGCGTTCCGCGTGGTCGGCAAGCAGCGCGAAAGCGCCGAGATCACGTCCTTCTACCTGGCGCCGGCCGATGGCGGCGAAGTGCCCGCCTACCGCCCCGGCCAGTACGTGTCGGTGCGCGTGTTCGTGCCCGAACTGGGCCTGATGCAGCCGCGCCAGTACAGCCTGTCCGACGCGCCGGGCCAGGACCGCCTGCGCATCTCGGTCAAGCGCGAAGCGGCTGGCGCCGATACGCCGGCCGGCCGGGTTTCCAACGCCCTGCATGACCGCCTGGAAGAGGGCGGGGTGCTGGACGTGGCGCCGCCCCAGGGCGATTTCCATCTGCGCGACGAAGGCAGCGCGCCGGTGGTGCTGCTGAGCGGCGGCGTGGGCCTGACGCCCATGGTCTCCATCCTGAACCATCTGGTGGGGTTGAACGACGAGCGCCAGATCCGTTTCGTGCACGGCTGCCGCAACAACTCGGTCCACGCCATGCGCGATCACGTCAACAGCATCGCCGCCGAACGCGCCAACGTGCGCAAGGCCGTGTTCTACGAGGAGGTCGGCCACGGCGACCAGCCGGGCCGCGACTACGATTACGCCGGCAGGGTCGACCTGAACGCCATTCGCGACGAAGTCATCGTGCCTGGCGCGGACTACTACCTGTGTGGCCCGGCCGGCTTCATGCGCGCGCAGCGCGAGGCCTTGACCGGCCTGGGCGTGTCCGCGGACCGCATCCATGCCGAAGCCTTTGGCAGCGGCGGCGCGCCCGCCTGA